One part of the Vicugna pacos chromosome 20, VicPac4, whole genome shotgun sequence genome encodes these proteins:
- the LOC102532163 gene encoding HLA class II histocompatibility antigen, DP beta 1 chain-like, whose product MAVFWVTGAPGTAALMMSLAMLSFPLAQGRDTPELYVYQRRSDCYEFNGTHRYLERYIYNREVYVQFDSAVGVFVAVTELGLQTAKNWNIQREFLELRQSAVDTVCRHIYELDKGFTLKRRVPPKVNVSPSKKEALQSHSLLICHVTDFYPGHIQVR is encoded by the exons ATGGCGGTCTTTTGGGTCACTGGGGCCCCTGGGACGGCAGCTCTGATGATGTCCCTGGCGATGCTGAGCTTCCCTTTGGCTCAGGGCAGAGACACCCCAG AGCTGTACGTGTACCAGAGGAGGAGTGACTGCTATGAGTTCAACGGGACGCACCGCTACCTGGAGCGATACATTTACAACAGAGAGGTGTACGTCCAATTCGACAGCGCCGTGGGGGTGTTTGTGGCTGTGACGGAGCTGGGGCTCCAAACTGCCAAGAACTGGAACATCCAGAGGGAGTTCCTGGAACTGAGACAGAGCGCGGTGGACACGGTGTGCAGACACATCTATGAGTTGGACAAGGGTTTCACCCTGAAGCGCAGAG TCCCACCTAAAGTGAACGTCTCCCCCTCCAAGAAGGAGGCCCTGCAGTCCCACAGCCTGCTCATCTGCCACGTGACAGATTTCTATCCAGGCCACATTCAAGTCCGCTGA
- the LOC102532668 gene encoding HLA class II histocompatibility antigen, DO alpha chain isoform X1, with amino-acid sequence MVLSGGLVLGLHTLMTLLRPQAAGAIKADHMGSYGPAFYQSYDASGQFTYDFDGEQLFSVDLKKREAVWRLPEFGNFAYFDPQSGLASIAMIKAHLDVLVERSNRTRATNVPPRVTILPKSRVELGQPNVLICIVDNIFPPVINITWLRNGQTVTEGVAQTSFYAQPDHLFRKFHYLTFVPSADDFYDCRVEHWGLDKPLFKHWEPQMPTPLPDTTGTLVCALGLALGLVGFLVGIVLIITGSRLSRAPR; translated from the exons ATGGTCCTCAGTGGGGGGCTGGTCCTGGGACTCCACACCTTGATGACCCTCCTGAGGCCCCAGGCAGCCGGGGCCATCAAGG CTGACCACATGGGCTCCTATGGACCAGCGTTCTACCAGTCCTATGATGCCTCGGGTCAGTTCACTTACGATTTCGATGGGGAACAGCTATTCTCTGTGGACCTGAAGAAGAGGGAGGCTGTGTGGCGTCTGCCTGAATTTGGCAACTTCGCCTACTTTGACCCGCAGAGCGGGCTGGCCAGCATCGCCATGATCAAAGCCCATCTGGATGTCTTGGTGGAGCGTTCCAACCGCACCAGAGCCACCAATG TGCCTCCAAGAGTGACCATACTCCCCAAGTCGCGAGTGGAGCTGGGCCAGCCCAACGTCCTCATCTGCATCGTCGACAACATCTTCCCCCCTGTGATCAATATCACCTGGCTGCGCAATGGTCAGACGGTCACTGAGGGCGTGGCCCAGACCAGCTTCTATGCCCAGCCTGACCATTTGTTTCGCAAGTTCCACTACCTGACCTTTGTGCCCTCGGCAGACGACTTCTACGACTGCAGGGTGGAGCACTGGGGCCTGGACAAGCCGCTCTTTAAGCACTGGG agCCCCAGATGCCTACCCCGCTGCCAGACACCACAGGGACGCTGGTCTGTGCCCTCGGCCTGGCCCTCGGCCTGGTGGGCTTCCTGGTGGGCATCGTCCTCATCATCACAGGCTCACGCTTGTCCAGAGCCCCCAG GTAA
- the LOC102532423 gene encoding LOW QUALITY PROTEIN: HLA class II histocompatibility antigen, DP alpha 1 chain (The sequence of the model RefSeq protein was modified relative to this genomic sequence to represent the inferred CDS: inserted 1 base in 1 codon) yields the protein MHLEDTGSQTRVMILQALTLAALLSPHGAGAFQVDHVSMYAEFVQTHKPSEEYMFEFDEDEQFYVDLDKKETVWHLPEFIHAFDYDAQRGIADIVMARKNLNTMIQRSNHTRATSEPPEVTMFPKEPVELGQPNTLICHVDKFFPPVLNVMWLRNGQAVTEGVAETIFLPSTEFRFHQFHYLTFLPTAEDVYDCRVEHWGLDQPLLKHWEAQEPIQVPEXMETVVCTLGLAVGLVGIITGTVVLKTRLSESVPCDNLSSTEEDTGESPASDLL from the exons ATGCACCTTGAAGACACAGGGAGCCAGACCAGAGTCATGATCCTTCAAGCCCTCACCCTGGCTGCCCTGCTCAGTCCCCACGGAGCTGGCGCCTTCCAGG TGGACCATGTGTCAATGTACGCCGAGTTTGTCCAGACACACAAACCTTCTGAGGAGTACATGTTTGAATTTGATGAAGATGAGCAGTTCTACGTGGACCTGGATAAGAAGGAAACTGTCTGGCACCTGCCAGAGTTTATTCATGCCTTTGACTATGATGCTCAGAGGGGCATTGCTGACATCGTCATGGCAAGGAAGAACCTGAACACCATGATCCAACGCTCCAACCACACCAGGGCCACATCCG AGCCCCCTGAGGTGACCATGTTTCCCAAGGAGCCTGTGGAGCTGGGCCAGCCCAACACCCTCATCTGCCACGTGGACAAGTTCTTCCCGCCGGTGCTCAACGTCATGTGGCTGCGCAATGGGCAGGCGGTCACCGAGGGTGTGGCTGAGACCATCTTCCTGCccagcacagaatttagattccACCAGTTCCACTATCTGACCTTCCTTCCCACCGCCGAGGACGTCTATGACTGCAGGGTGGAGCACTGGGGGCTGGACCAGCCGCTCCTCAAGCACTGGG AGGCCCAGGAGCCGATCCAGGTGCCTG AGATGGAGACCGTGGTCTGCACGCTGGGCTTGGCGGTGGGCCTGGTGGGCATCATCACCGGCACCGTTGTCCTGAAGACCAGGTTATCCGAGAGCGTCCCCT GTGACAACCTTTCCTCAACGGAAGAGGACACAGGGGAGTCCCCAGCGTCAGATCTGCTTTAA
- the LOC102532668 gene encoding HLA class II histocompatibility antigen, DO alpha chain isoform X2: MVLSGGLVLGLHTLMTLLRPQAAGAIKADHMGSYGPAFYQSYDASVPPRVTILPKSRVELGQPNVLICIVDNIFPPVINITWLRNGQTVTEGVAQTSFYAQPDHLFRKFHYLTFVPSADDFYDCRVEHWGLDKPLFKHWEPQMPTPLPDTTGTLVCALGLALGLVGFLVGIVLIITGSRLSRAPR; encoded by the exons ATGGTCCTCAGTGGGGGGCTGGTCCTGGGACTCCACACCTTGATGACCCTCCTGAGGCCCCAGGCAGCCGGGGCCATCAAGG CTGACCACATGGGCTCCTATGGACCAGCGTTCTACCAGTCCTATGATGCCTCGG TGCCTCCAAGAGTGACCATACTCCCCAAGTCGCGAGTGGAGCTGGGCCAGCCCAACGTCCTCATCTGCATCGTCGACAACATCTTCCCCCCTGTGATCAATATCACCTGGCTGCGCAATGGTCAGACGGTCACTGAGGGCGTGGCCCAGACCAGCTTCTATGCCCAGCCTGACCATTTGTTTCGCAAGTTCCACTACCTGACCTTTGTGCCCTCGGCAGACGACTTCTACGACTGCAGGGTGGAGCACTGGGGCCTGGACAAGCCGCTCTTTAAGCACTGGG agCCCCAGATGCCTACCCCGCTGCCAGACACCACAGGGACGCTGGTCTGTGCCCTCGGCCTGGCCCTCGGCCTGGTGGGCTTCCTGGTGGGCATCGTCCTCATCATCACAGGCTCACGCTTGTCCAGAGCCCCCAG GTAA